One genomic region from Treponema sp. J25 encodes:
- a CDS encoding NAD(P)-binding domain-containing protein has product MKTKIAIIGYGSMGKMLLEKIIGAKIIPENYIYLSNRTLEKIKILKERYNIHICDTNVEAAKNADLIFLCIRPTDIKTVLEEIITVIDKKTHIISLNGSIRFEQLERICRENKISKIIPSVTAEINESQTLVCHNKKVAEKDKKTLMKILKSFGDVIELPEEELGMGAELVSCMPGFIAALFNEIKKEAQKHTNITEHQIIAMLAHTMVGTGRLIIEKNMTFEAVIERVATKGGITEEGTKIIERDFPEVVEKMFNKTLEKRKIIAENVEKSM; this is encoded by the coding sequence ATGAAAACTAAAATTGCAATTATCGGCTATGGAAGCATGGGCAAGATGCTTCTTGAAAAGATAATCGGTGCGAAAATAATTCCGGAAAATTATATATACCTATCAAACAGGACCTTAGAAAAGATAAAAATATTAAAAGAAAGGTATAACATACATATTTGCGATACAAATGTGGAAGCTGCAAAGAACGCGGACCTTATTTTTTTGTGCATTCGTCCCACAGACATAAAAACAGTATTAGAAGAAATAATAACGGTAATAGATAAAAAGACCCATATTATTTCATTAAATGGGAGTATTAGATTCGAACAACTTGAAAGAATATGCAGGGAAAACAAAATATCAAAAATAATTCCAAGTGTAACCGCTGAAATAAACGAATCCCAGACATTGGTCTGTCATAACAAAAAAGTCGCAGAGAAAGATAAAAAGACCCTCATGAAAATACTAAAAAGTTTTGGTGACGTTATAGAATTACCGGAAGAAGAACTTGGGATGGGAGCGGAACTGGTCAGTTGTATGCCCGGTTTTATCGCCGCTTTATTCAACGAAATAAAAAAGGAAGCACAAAAACACACCAACATAACAGAACATCAAATAATAGCCATGCTCGCTCACACCATGGTTGGGACCGGCAGATTAATTATCGAAAAAAACATGACCTTTGAAGCAGTAATTGAAAGGGTAGCAACAAAAGGCGGCATAACCGAAGAAGGGACCAAAATTATAGAAAGAGATTTTCCAGAAGTGGTAGAGAAAATGTTCAACAAGACCCTCGAAAAAAGAAAAATCATAGCGGAAAACGTAGAAAAAAGCATGTGA
- a CDS encoding RnfABCDGE type electron transport complex subunit D, translating into MFQKQPIMRKVLYSLAPIFLFSIYLYGLRPLWIALVVFPLGILVEYFFEKKRGKKVSEAVLVTCALYTLSMPPVVPLWIVAVGIIFTVFMAKEVYGGFGRNIFNPAIAGRLFVYISFATIMQAGFVQAGNFGAAAGLWGYPVDGMSAATPLAQLRHGEPISVINAILGFRMGSLGESSVILIVLAGIYLVATKTASWRLMVSTIGSAVLLTGSLLLAGVAKALPMESLLVGSFLFVAVFMATDPVSAPKKPLAQWLYGMVIGVSVVLIRTFSLFPEGTSFAVLLGNTAASLFDDLVGGKKAAPAAAAVNTAGSAKDAGGAK; encoded by the coding sequence TTGTTTCAAAAACAACCTATTATGCGCAAGGTTTTATATAGTCTTGCGCCTATATTTCTGTTTTCTATATATCTGTATGGCCTGCGTCCTCTCTGGATAGCTCTGGTGGTGTTTCCCCTGGGGATTCTGGTGGAGTATTTCTTTGAAAAAAAACGGGGTAAAAAGGTAAGCGAGGCGGTTCTCGTTACCTGTGCCCTCTATACCCTTTCCATGCCGCCGGTGGTTCCCCTCTGGATTGTGGCGGTGGGAATTATCTTTACTGTGTTCATGGCCAAGGAAGTGTATGGCGGTTTCGGCCGGAATATCTTTAACCCCGCCATCGCAGGGCGGCTCTTTGTGTACATTTCTTTTGCCACGATTATGCAGGCAGGTTTTGTACAGGCCGGCAATTTCGGAGCCGCTGCGGGGCTTTGGGGCTATCCGGTGGACGGGATGAGCGCCGCCACGCCCCTGGCTCAACTCCGTCATGGGGAGCCCATTTCGGTTATTAACGCAATTCTGGGTTTCCGTATGGGGTCCTTGGGTGAAAGTTCCGTAATCCTGATAGTTCTTGCGGGTATTTACCTGGTGGCAACAAAAACTGCAAGCTGGCGGCTTATGGTGTCTACCATCGGATCGGCGGTGCTGCTCACCGGTTCCCTGCTCCTCGCCGGCGTGGCTAAGGCGTTGCCGATGGAAAGTCTCCTTGTGGGAAGTTTCCTTTTTGTGGCGGTCTTTATGGCTACCGATCCGGTGAGCGCCCCTAAAAAGCCCCTTGCCCAGTGGCTATATGGAATGGTCATCGGTGTTTCGGTGGTGCTGATCCGAACCTTCTCGCTTTTCCCCGAGGGAACCAGTTTTGCGGTCCTTCTGGGGAATACCGCGGCTTCCCTTTTTGATGACCTTGTGGGAGGCAAAAAGGCCGCCCCCGCAGCCGCAGCTGTGAATACTGCGGGTTCTGCAAAAGATGCAGGAGGCGCCAAATGA